Part of the Apostichopus japonicus isolate 1M-3 chromosome 18, ASM3797524v1, whole genome shotgun sequence genome, AAAATGTTATGTAAAACAGCCAGTTATGCCAGCATTGCTGTTGCATAAAAAGGTCTTAACACACATTCATGGTATAGTTGTTGTACAATTAATCATAATGGACATTGGCAGAAAATGTGGATATAATTTCAACTTAACTGGGCAAAGGAATCAACAGTTGTGCAAGTTGCTcaacaaaaatttgaagaaacttcatcaatcaatccatccacagaaattattgtttgttttttatttgatttagtTAGCTCAAATGGCATTGACGTTAATCAATTTAAGTGTTACAATGGGGATAACCCATTCAATGTAAATCCAAGTGTCTTCCCATAGGTACTAACGACTGACAGCCAGTTTATCATCAACCTTcaaaatatttctacaaaacaaGTCATACCTTTGACAGGATTCCACACAACATCATTGCAACTATAGTTCAGATTGATACGTCCGACTCTCAGATCCTGTTGCTCGCGAAAAGAGCCCTCTTCGATGCTataaactttgaacactaaaaGAGATTAAGGAAAGATTATAGTCAAGTAAAGCATCAGTTAAGCATCAGGTTAACTCAAAGCCCACCTTCCACAACTTGCTTTTGAAAGCTAGTATACcactgattattattttttttgttgagGGGGAAAAGGCAAATGACTGTGTTGCACTTCAAAACAAGACTTACAACCCACAGAATCAGGATGGAGAgaataataaaattaacaacACTACCATTGATCATTCTGATTGCCCCttaaaattaaacataaaagtgaccccaaaaaaaaaagagaatacaACAACATTCATTGAAGATCAAACACTTGCTTGTTTCCAAAATATCTTGCTAGACATTTCAATCTACTAGCAAATTTGATATCTTATTAAGATCTTTATGTAAAGACAAAACTTAAGaccatttataatttttttttaatttactatTTAATTTAGTGGTTGATTGAGCTGATCGTTAGATGACTGTAAATGGTACTTTCATATGTCCAGcaagaaaatttgttatatttaaaaccACTGTACTGAAATCATCCCTGTGATGTTTAATCCAACACCTAGTCTAGTCTAGCTAGTGTGCATGCCAGAGTGAAGCTCACCCAATCTGCCAGCTGCAGCCACCAGAGTCTTATCCCTGTTAGTAGAGATGGCGTTGATACCACTATCTACTTGAACACTCGTCGTTGTCATGGTGATTTAAAAGTGTCAGACActgaaatgaaatcaaattcACAACTTAGACTTATACATAGTGCACTGAAATCAAAATATACCCTGGTTGGTAGGAATGTGAGGAAAAAAATCCATACTAAATAAACTTCAAATGAACTTACTTCCTGTAGGTTCTTGTCAGCATGTGAAGTGACTATTTTTTATGCATGTCAATcattttaaacatattaaagCCTACagttttgttatcattttataTTCACCTAGCCATGAAATGAGACAAGACTCAaaagaattaaagaaaaatgCACAATACTTACTGCTTTCAAGTTAAaccattctttttttaaactgcAGAGTGAACTAATTCCCTGAAAttcagttttctgttttctgtacTATACTTTCCTAACAGAAAATGTGTAGTATTTACCACAAAACCCAGCTACTGTATACAGGCAAGATAGTCAGGTAAATATACACCATCACCATGCCAATCTTCTGTAGACTATTATACTATTTTATACTAATAAGTACTATTTGTAATACAAGCGGGACTTTTATTTTCCCAACAATCGGCAAAGTAAGCTCTAATTGagtactaccccccccccccaaccaaccaaaaaaatattaataagtaCTAGCCTATCACCACCATTCCTTTTCCTACAATCAGTTTCATGCCTCCTACCATTAAGCATATGGCATTGAATGTGTAACTTTGCATAACAAATGCAATTATACTAATTATaccttaggcctaggcccctaggcctTGGTCTAATTCTCAAGTTACGCTAGGTCTGATTATGAATCCATGGGTTAGTAAAACAATCGTTTTTCCACTAAGCCTGTGTCTCTTTATAACAGACTTGGATAAGCCTAGTTTAATCTTCTTAATGATATAGGTATGATACAATTGAAAATACGTTTGGAACTTGTGCTTGTAGATAGGCTAACTTCCTATCAGGCTAGTCCTTGTATCAAACAGTGTGAAGGAAAGAATTTCGCAAAACTGGACCAAACATCAAAGACAACGGTGAGTCCTTTCACGGAGTTACACACGTATTATTAGCAAGACAAGAGCTTCAAACAAAACGTGCATTGGAACAACTTCCTAGAAGGAATACAATACAAGTTCTCAGAGTTTCTACATATTATCTGCAAATGATATTACCTTCTTGCACTCAttattttcataactttttGAAGTACAGGTTTTCGGCTGAAGTACAAGTTGATGCTGTAGGATTAACTTAGAATATTTCAGTTATTGGAAAAAGGTCAGTCTTGAATTAATCTGTGTAGTTGGGCGCTGTTCAAACTACGTTTCGTATTATTCCTATACAATGTCAAGCAACCAAAGTTTGTTACGCAGGATATACTCGATCATTTCTGTGGCTAGTCTACAAAGTTGACGACGGGCATGTCCAACCTGACACATCCATTTACAGTCCAACATGGCAGTCCTTATGGAGAGCAGACGACAAGTTTCGACAGGCTGTTCTCATTTATTTCGAAATCGCTTAGGCcttctttgtttacttttaataaGTTTATTGCAGTTTCAGAGAACTCACGCTTGGGATAACACAGATTTCGAACTGTTTGACTTGGTTGAGGAAGTCCCACAGAATTTTTACGAACTCCTTGGGTTGGATCAGGTAGGCTAAGCACAGTTTAGGTTTGCAGTAGCGGATTCACGATAGAGCCTGAGGTTCAATCTcacatgtatattattatttattataggCCTAATCCACATTAGGCATATATACGGTCATCAGTGTTTACCCCAATTTAAGCATGTTTAATTTATCAGTAGAATGTGAACACTTTAACCGTTCAAAGTATTCCAAGATATTGAGCAATTAACTTCCTGATCTGGTCAAATACATTACATTGAGATATTCAGATATGTAGTGGGCCTATGTAAACATTATGCCGGTAGGCCAACCCCAAAAGTAAAGAAAGTGCTCAACTTCCATGTAACTAGGCATACAGTCAGTATACCAGATTCTACATTGACAGTCTGCCAAGTAAGCACTAAAGCTGTTCTCTGACAATTGTGTATGTAGCTCCAACCTAAAATGCTTTTTTACAAATTACAGTTCAATGGGCACGCATTACTATATTTCTATGAACATGTAGTATGTCCAACATTGCAGCCCTGGTTCTTGGATAAGAAATCTACTGCATCATTTACATGTTTGTTTTATACCCTAGTCATTACACATTACCATTGGTAACTTCACAAGTTAATTAACAAAAGTCAGCTAAGACCACTAAGCTTTGAAAATAAAGGTAAGAGAGGCAATGGTAAAGAACAAATCATACACAATGATGTGTAGTATGAAGTTGAGATAATATTCCTCCTAGATTTTTATAAAACATGGGCAAAATGATGGCATATACCGAATGTGCTAATCACTACGCAACAACTTAATGTTTTACCTTTCTTTTGATACATTTTAGAGTGCAACCCAAACTGACATAAGGAGAGCCTACCGCCGTTTGTCACTGCAATATCATCCcgacaaaaacaaagaagaagggGCTGAAGAAACATTCAGGAAGGTAATGCAACCATATGAAACAAGAAGActtttgtcagttttttttttagttaaatGTGAAAGGCCAttctcttaaaggcattgaagactcgccccaaatcgcGTGCTGAGCTttgataaagttaactttccgttgcttgcaagtgaagtaatgcagacagtattgaaacgtgataccttgtatCTTTtatagacctgagatgtccatccctgcaatgtacactgtgttgtgggtattgaccatagctgtatgtattgactgtaccctagtgtctaattaccgacggtagcaagctgtgtgtgtgttttctgggatcgatggtggtgtctaacatttctgttacacctcattcgaaaataggtcagattacgggcatgagacgtttctttgtgcgcgagtcttcacaccctttaaggtaCCATTGTAAACGAAACATTACTGAAcaaacatttttgatacataGTGATGATACCAGTTGCGTTTGTGAAACACATGCTGCGatttttaataaatacaaaatcaattCCATTAATTACTGCAGGAAGGAACAATCAGTCAAATAATTTCTCAGAAAATGCTcagttatttctttcttttcctttcccttTTTTGTTAAAGTTAGTTGCGGTTGCAGAAGTCTTGAGAGATGAAGACACACGAAAAAGGTTTGTAACTTTAGGGCAAAATTACAAAAAAGTCAAAGGATACATAATATTTGCCTCTTGTACATCTACATCGGTACTCTGCAATAGACTGGTGTTCATCTGGCAAAGGATGATTAGTGACATCACCAAGTCATTTGTTGCATATTAAATCTCTGCTAAGTACCTAGATGTTTTCACTTTGAAATTGTCAGCAGACGTTATTGAAATCAATTCTGGAGGCAAAGAGTCTGTTATCGTTCTCgaaaaaaaactatatttgtAATCATCTGTTTTGAAGCAAGGTTGGATGAAATTAGCTTGATTGAGTTGTCTAGTTGTACGAGCTGGCTTCTTAATGTAGGATGGGATAGGAATAGCAGTCTTTCCATTAATCGCTGTATGAAGTACAGATAATCTGTTAATTTTCCTTCTGATATATAATGGTTGCCACTGGAGGTCAGTCATAATCCGAGTAACTGTACCTGGTTCACGTTTGTACTCATTCTTGACGAATCTCGCCCCTTTCGCTGGACCATTTCACATTTCATTTGTAATATTAGCTATTTgcctatttttatttatttgattttgcagttgaaaaacagaaataattaaAAGATAGAAAAGCCATTAAATTACAACTGTTTGCATTGTCTCAGCAAGGAAGTCAATTATATTCAACAATACAACATTGACGTAGACAGATCATTgagaaaacaatatatatcaGTGGAATATTTGGTGTGAATACGTCTAGAACAGTTGAATGACATTAACAAATTATTCGTTTGTCAAgttatttataataaatataataaaattttcctgttacattttcatattttctagaTATGATGATATTCTTATCCACGGTTTACCTGACTGGAGGCAGCCAGTCTTTTACTATCGAAGGGTCCGTAAGATGGGACTGTTGGAAGCAGGGACCCTCCTTTCCATTATCTTGACCGTTGGTCATTATATAGTAATGTGGTCAATGTACTGGGAGAGAAAGTTTGAATTGGTAAGTTAGAAGAGGGAAATATGTACCATtttctcgccccccccctccctggtTCCTTCTGCTCTCTCCCTTGATTTCCTATCGATTGCCTTGTGTTGTTTCTTAAAGAATGATCCACGATTGATTGACTGCAAGCATCGTGGTGAAATTAGCATTCATTTTCTGCATGATGATTTTGCGATTTGTTCATTTGAAGCCAATATGGTTTTTACAGTTGACTTGTGGTACAAGAGAGTAAACTTTAAGGCATGATGGGCGATACCATAGATGAAAATTTaccaaataaaacatttattatTCCTACCAGAATTTTAAGTATGAATATACCATATTCACCTGAAATTATTAGTTTAAGATAATTTGCAAATCTTGCATAATTCATGGTTGACAcaatagaaatgaaaaattaagCAAAACACTTTTGATCAAAACACCTTCTTTGACATGCATGGCTGTTGCTTCCAGTTCACATTTGGGGTAATAacttaaaactataaatatcttgaaatagAAAGGTAGAAATTTGATGGCTAATTTCACTAAGCTATTTTCATAATGTTTCTCTTATATATCTGTCAAAAGGTACAAATTAACCTGTAACATAATCCTTTATCAGACTCTTTTTTTCAATTCCTTGAAGACATGcaaatgacaaagaaacaataTGTTTGTGGATGAAAGCCTtccaacattttattttttaatttttttttagcatggatCGCTTATGCAGGTGCATTTCCAATCTGTCACAATAATTTCATCTACTTTCCACGAACCTAATTTTATACTTTATGCCTTTATgagaaagagaaataattattGTTGTATTCATAGTTTATACTCTGCTTTACTTCCTAATCAGGAATCACTAATCAAGcccaaaaaggagaaaaggaatAAGAAAGTCTCGAAACTGTCCGATGATCCTAAACCCGATGCATATGCGATGCTAGAGGACCAATCATTTCTCCCAAAACCTCAAATCACCGACAGTCTCCCATTTAAGTGCTACAGATTGTCGAAAGCGAGCGTTTTCTTGCTGGTCGTGTTAGTCAAGAATCTTCTCGGGACCGTCAAGGAAAAAATGGAGGAAAAACCGGAGGAGGAGTTAGTCCCGTCCAGCGAGAGCGAAGAGGAAGAAGAGGCTGATCGTAAACCGAGAGTGAGACAGAAGTTTAATCCCGCTCTTTACGAGTACGACCGTAACGTGTCGTTGGATCATCTGGATGCATTGAAAGTCGTCCCGGAGGAGATTAGAAACAGACAAGAATCGTCGGCACCTAAAGAGAACAAGGTACAGTCGGATGCAGTTCCTTGTTTGGTGAAACGTTTTATCGATTTTTACGATTTTGCAGCAGGGATGATGGTaaagtttgaattttgaatttttgaatttACAGAATGACATCTGGACACAAGAGGAAGTCAAACTACTCATCAAATCTATCGCCAAATACCCCGGAGGAACAACAGACAGGTGGGACAAGATAGCGGCCGAAGTGGACAGACCAGTCAATGTGGTAAGAAAAATTAGACAGATTGTGTATAAAGACAGGAAGTGGTTAGACTAGTCACATACCGTAATAAGTAtctaccccttccccctcccctccccctcaaaagAAAAGACACAGCTGGAGTTTGAGTAGACTG contains:
- the LOC139958861 gene encoding dnaJ homolog subfamily C member 1-like, which translates into the protein MAVLMESRRQVSTGCSHLFRNRLGLLCLLLISLLQFQRTHAWDNTDFELFDLVEEVPQNFYELLGLDQSATQTDIRRAYRRLSLQYHPDKNKEEGAEETFRKLVAVAEVLRDEDTRKRYDDILIHGLPDWRQPVFYYRRVRKMGLLEAGTLLSIILTVGHYIVMWSMYWERKFELESLIKPKKEKRNKKVSKLSDDPKPDAYAMLEDQSFLPKPQITDSLPFKCYRLSKASVFLLVVLVKNLLGTVKEKMEEKPEEELVPSSESEEEEEADRKPRVRQKFNPALYEYDRNVSLDHLDALKVVPEEIRNRQESSAPKENKNDIWTQEEVKLLIKSIAKYPGGTTDRWDKIAAEVDRPVNVVTRKAKEIKTKGYATAVDASIQGITGGVSHTVVNKQTGEGDTDCISIASTPLEDQPITSQVASYDYFEEEEDESTNKKRKRKNKSSRNLPRTEMIVSNHKEEEEIDASQDKNIKNVETLGGKAGKSKTTMEPVEELVFDGVESCSWTQRQQKVLEKALQVYPKGTPERWDKIASSVPGKKKEECIVRYKELVEIVRRKKQASEK